The proteins below are encoded in one region of Microbispora sp. NBC_01189:
- a CDS encoding catalase, with the protein MDASKPAKVVKDVVENAAEKVAEFLTPDVPGSPGSAPATLEEPTTPHDPPPPKTEQGAPATVTPTGAETGAPAAAKGQQGAYLTTAQGARLRDTDHSLKAGERGPTLLQDHHLREKITHFDHERIPERVVHARGAGAHGVFEAYGTAETVTKAGFLKKGRKTGVFVRFSTVLGSRGSADTVRDTRGFATKFYTDEGTFDLVGNNIPVFFIQDGIKFPDVIHAAKPHPDREIPQAQSARDTFWDFVSLHTEAQHHTMWNMSDRAIPRSFRTMEGFGVHTFRLVNETGETALAKFHWKPKLGVHSLTWEEAQMLGGMDPDFHRRDLYDAIEAGAFPEWELGIQIFPDTPDETFEGIDLLDPTKIVPEELAPVQAIGRMTLNRTPTNFFAEVEQVAFHPGHLPPGIDVTNDPLLQARLFSYLDTQITRLGGPNFAQIPVNRPRCPVNDMLRDGFHQHAVHAGVAPYRPNSLDGGNPSVAGDAENAFTDTPVQVAQARKVRASPASFGDHYSQVRLFWLSMSPVEKEHIIRAYTFELGKCYEQAIKERQLRCLANIDPVLCREVATGLGLPVPEPALPLADPAPSAALSQVGKEWPADGRVVGIVAGDGADLGAVRELRTAVFAAGMVPLVIAPHGGMLDDVPVQRTFATARSIEFDALLLAAAPAPAPDALPARDAKAGAGDSAAVDPRVTLLVDECWRHAKAIGAWGAGATVLARAGITGAPGVVTGDSATEVLSGVRRSMATHRVWERFPASVA; encoded by the coding sequence ATGGATGCCAGCAAGCCCGCCAAGGTCGTCAAGGACGTCGTGGAGAACGCCGCCGAGAAGGTGGCCGAGTTCCTGACGCCGGACGTTCCCGGGTCACCGGGCAGCGCCCCCGCGACCCTGGAGGAGCCGACGACGCCGCACGACCCGCCGCCGCCGAAGACGGAGCAGGGCGCTCCCGCGACCGTCACGCCGACCGGGGCGGAGACCGGCGCGCCCGCCGCCGCGAAGGGCCAGCAGGGCGCCTACCTCACCACCGCGCAGGGAGCGCGGCTGCGCGACACCGACCACTCGCTGAAGGCGGGGGAGCGCGGCCCGACCCTGCTGCAGGACCACCACCTGCGCGAGAAGATCACCCACTTCGACCACGAACGCATTCCCGAGCGCGTCGTCCACGCCCGGGGCGCCGGAGCCCACGGAGTGTTCGAGGCGTACGGCACCGCCGAGACGGTGACAAAGGCCGGTTTCCTCAAGAAGGGCAGGAAGACCGGCGTCTTCGTGCGGTTCTCCACCGTCCTCGGCTCGCGCGGATCCGCCGACACGGTCCGCGACACCCGGGGGTTCGCGACGAAGTTCTACACCGACGAGGGCACCTTCGACCTCGTCGGCAACAACATCCCGGTCTTCTTCATCCAGGACGGGATCAAGTTCCCCGACGTCATCCACGCGGCCAAGCCGCACCCGGACCGGGAGATCCCCCAGGCGCAGAGCGCGCGCGACACGTTCTGGGACTTCGTCTCCCTGCACACCGAGGCACAGCACCACACCATGTGGAACATGTCCGACCGCGCGATCCCGCGCTCCTTCCGGACGATGGAGGGTTTCGGCGTCCACACCTTCCGGCTGGTCAACGAGACGGGGGAGACGGCGCTGGCCAAGTTCCACTGGAAGCCGAAGCTCGGCGTGCACTCCCTGACCTGGGAGGAGGCGCAGATGCTCGGCGGGATGGACCCCGACTTCCACCGCCGCGACCTCTACGACGCGATCGAGGCCGGCGCCTTCCCCGAGTGGGAGCTCGGCATCCAGATCTTCCCGGACACACCGGACGAGACCTTCGAGGGCATCGACCTGCTCGACCCGACCAAGATCGTGCCCGAGGAGCTCGCGCCGGTGCAGGCGATCGGGAGGATGACGCTCAACCGGACGCCCACGAACTTCTTCGCCGAGGTCGAGCAGGTGGCCTTCCACCCCGGCCACCTGCCGCCGGGCATCGACGTCACGAACGACCCGCTGCTGCAGGCGCGGCTGTTCTCCTACCTCGACACCCAGATCACCCGGCTCGGCGGGCCGAACTTCGCGCAGATCCCGGTCAACCGCCCGCGCTGCCCGGTCAACGACATGCTCCGGGACGGCTTCCACCAGCACGCCGTCCACGCCGGGGTCGCGCCGTACCGGCCGAACTCCCTCGACGGCGGGAACCCGTCCGTCGCGGGCGACGCCGAGAACGCGTTCACCGACACGCCGGTCCAGGTCGCCCAGGCGCGGAAGGTCCGGGCCAGCCCCGCGTCCTTCGGCGACCACTACAGCCAGGTGCGCCTGTTCTGGCTGAGCATGTCGCCGGTGGAGAAGGAGCACATCATCCGCGCCTACACCTTCGAGCTGGGCAAGTGCTACGAGCAGGCGATCAAGGAGCGTCAGCTCCGGTGCCTGGCGAACATCGACCCGGTGCTCTGCCGGGAGGTCGCCACCGGGCTGGGCCTGCCCGTGCCGGAGCCCGCGCTGCCGCTCGCCGACCCGGCGCCCAGCGCCGCTCTGTCGCAGGTGGGCAAGGAGTGGCCGGCCGACGGCCGCGTGGTCGGCATCGTCGCCGGCGACGGCGCCGACCTGGGCGCCGTACGCGAACTCCGGACGGCCGTGTTCGCGGCGGGCATGGTGCCGCTGGTGATCGCCCCGCACGGCGGCATGCTGGACGACGTCCCCGTGCAGCGGACCTTCGCCACCGCCCGGTCGATCGAGTTCGACGCGCTGCTGCTGGCGGCGGCCCCCGCGCCGGCGCCCGACGCCCTGCCCGCGCGTGACGCCAAGGCGGGCGCGGGCGACTCCGCCGCGGTGGACCCGCGGGTGACGCTCCTGGTCGACGAGTGCTGGCGGCATGCCAAGGCGATCGGCGCCTGGGGCGCCGGCGCGACCGTGCTCGCGCGGGCCGGGATCACCGGCGCGCCGGGGGTGGTGACCGGCGACTCCGCCACGGAGGTCCTCTCCGGCGTGCGGCGGTCGATGGCCACGCACCGGGTCTGGGAACGGTTCCCCGCCTCGGTCGCCTGA
- a CDS encoding flavin reductase family protein, with protein sequence MTETLPGPALNADGFRSALAVHAAGVVVITAQSGGVPVGLTATSFSSVSLDPPLVSFYVDRASTTWPSLREADHFAVNVLTSDQAEVAARFARKGADRFAEPTRWRAGPLGAPLLEDVSAHLICLPYERVGMGDHILVVGLVTQADLHGPRRPLLYHQGRFGRFVEHS encoded by the coding sequence ATGACGGAGACTCTGCCCGGCCCCGCTCTGAACGCCGACGGCTTCAGGAGCGCGCTCGCGGTGCACGCCGCGGGCGTCGTAGTGATCACAGCGCAGAGCGGGGGAGTTCCGGTGGGCCTGACCGCCACCTCGTTCTCCTCGGTGAGCCTGGACCCGCCCCTCGTCTCCTTCTATGTGGACCGGGCGTCCACCACCTGGCCCTCGCTGCGCGAGGCGGACCACTTCGCGGTGAACGTGCTGACCAGCGACCAGGCCGAGGTCGCCGCCCGGTTCGCCCGGAAGGGCGCCGACCGTTTCGCCGAGCCGACCCGGTGGCGTGCCGGGCCGCTCGGGGCGCCGCTGCTGGAGGACGTCTCCGCGCACCTGATCTGCCTGCCGTACGAACGGGTCGGGATGGGCGACCACATCCTCGTCGTCGGCCTGGTCACCCAGGCCGATCTGCACGGGCCACGGCGTCCTCTCCTCTATCACCAGGGCCGCTTCGGCCGGTTCGTCGAGCACTCGTGA
- a CDS encoding NAD(P)H-dependent oxidoreductase, with protein sequence MSSLVALVGNPRGGSRTRLAAVAAAEALGSRIGHAAPPEVVDLSALGPHLFTPGPSPSVEVALELVAGSSVLVVASPTYKATYTGLLKAFLDRLPGGALTGTVALPLLVMGDARHALAVELHLRPVLVELGALVPTPGLALRESEIPELDRVLGGWADRVAPQVIAQVAAQATAQVTTPVPAPQGKVTA encoded by the coding sequence ATGAGCTCTCTTGTGGCACTGGTCGGCAATCCACGCGGTGGTTCCCGTACGCGTCTCGCCGCGGTGGCGGCGGCCGAGGCGCTGGGATCGCGGATCGGGCACGCCGCGCCGCCCGAGGTCGTGGACCTGTCCGCGCTCGGCCCGCACCTGTTCACCCCCGGCCCTTCGCCGAGCGTGGAGGTGGCGCTGGAACTGGTCGCGGGATCGAGCGTGCTCGTGGTCGCGAGCCCCACCTACAAGGCCACCTACACCGGGCTGCTCAAGGCGTTCCTCGACCGGCTCCCGGGTGGCGCGCTCACCGGGACGGTGGCCCTGCCGCTGCTGGTCATGGGCGACGCCCGCCACGCGCTGGCGGTCGAGCTGCACCTGCGCCCCGTGCTGGTCGAGCTGGGCGCGCTGGTGCCCACCCCCGGCCTGGCGCTGCGGGAGTCCGAGATCCCCGAACTCGACCGGGTCCTCGGCGGCTGGGCCGACCGGGTCGCCCCGCAGGTGATCGCGCAGGTGGCCGCCCAGGCGACCGCGCAGGTGACCACACCGGTTCCGGCGCCGCAGGGAAAGGTCACGGCGTGA
- a CDS encoding glycosyl hydrolase, with amino-acid sequence MIGAEHGRPSPPRREPVRESEAEAVKLGRTAAITGVVAVMCLTTAQAGGAAGAGTASTAAVCARPPRTANDQASAGAAAVHRYLYSLTCGTAAADGVISGQNVGHGSQAADTTGLVGYPRLIDRLAQQAGHYTGMAGLDYEHDQIFTPQQLTVANQVLAGHARRGGLVTVNFSPQSPWLNDESDIAGNPGVWTNTRTDNGQLDGVRLADLLDQNTPAGRVWQRKLARVADALTQLRDAGVVVLWRPMQEMNGFWFWWGTTLQKDDATVYVRLWRSMFQYFTQVRHLDNLLWVYSPSAYPTDPGQQSALNIRSAAWAYPGDAYVDIVAGTSYDDNLSIPNYQDYLRIPKVVGEAEYGPDLFGSQVTAGSLDVRRYATRLRQDYPAVAYWVSWHDYTLSATETAHLSLIANRNAASLLGDPYVINADRVAIPSARPSPSASPSRTPSPSPSPSRAPSPSPSPSAGAGGCAAVYQLTGDWPGQFQGQVTVRNTGRAAVNGWTVSWTFPGGATVNQVWNGDASASSGSRVVVRNAPYNGALAAGGSTTFGFIANGTGSGNTPGSVACTAS; translated from the coding sequence GTGATCGGAGCCGAGCACGGCCGGCCGAGCCCGCCGCGCCGCGAGCCCGTACGGGAAAGTGAGGCGGAGGCCGTGAAGCTCGGAAGAACAGCGGCGATCACCGGAGTGGTCGCGGTGATGTGCCTCACGACGGCGCAGGCCGGTGGCGCCGCGGGTGCGGGCACCGCCTCGACGGCGGCGGTCTGCGCCCGGCCGCCGCGGACGGCGAACGACCAGGCGAGCGCCGGGGCCGCCGCCGTGCACCGATACCTGTACTCGCTGACCTGTGGCACGGCGGCGGCCGACGGGGTGATCTCCGGCCAGAACGTCGGACACGGCTCGCAGGCCGCCGACACCACCGGCCTGGTCGGCTACCCGCGGCTGATCGACCGGCTCGCCCAGCAGGCCGGGCACTACACGGGCATGGCGGGCCTCGACTACGAGCACGACCAGATCTTCACTCCGCAGCAGCTGACCGTGGCCAACCAGGTGCTCGCCGGCCACGCCCGGCGTGGCGGCCTGGTCACCGTCAACTTCTCGCCGCAGAGCCCGTGGCTCAACGACGAGTCGGACATCGCCGGGAACCCGGGCGTGTGGACCAACACCCGCACCGACAACGGCCAGCTCGACGGCGTGCGGCTCGCCGACCTCCTGGACCAGAACACCCCCGCCGGGAGGGTGTGGCAGCGCAAGCTCGCCCGCGTCGCCGACGCGCTGACCCAGCTGCGCGACGCGGGGGTCGTGGTGCTGTGGCGCCCGATGCAGGAGATGAACGGGTTCTGGTTCTGGTGGGGCACCACCCTGCAGAAGGACGACGCGACCGTCTACGTCCGGCTGTGGCGCTCGATGTTCCAGTACTTCACGCAGGTGCGGCACCTGGACAACCTGCTGTGGGTCTACTCCCCGTCGGCCTACCCCACCGATCCGGGGCAGCAGAGCGCCCTGAACATCAGGTCGGCCGCGTGGGCCTACCCGGGGGACGCGTACGTGGACATCGTCGCCGGCACGTCCTACGACGACAATCTGTCCATCCCGAACTACCAGGACTACCTGCGCATCCCGAAGGTCGTCGGCGAGGCGGAGTACGGCCCGGACCTGTTCGGCTCGCAAGTCACGGCGGGCAGCCTCGACGTCAGGCGGTACGCCACGCGGCTGCGGCAGGACTACCCCGCCGTCGCGTACTGGGTCTCCTGGCACGACTACACCCTGTCGGCGACCGAGACCGCGCACCTGTCCCTGATCGCCAACCGGAACGCCGCGAGTCTGCTCGGCGATCCGTACGTGATCAACGCGGACCGCGTCGCGATCCCCTCCGCCCGCCCCAGCCCCAGCGCCTCCCCGAGCAGGACCCCCAGCCCCAGCCCGTCCCCGAGCAGGGCTCCGAGCCCCAGCCCGTCGCCGAGCGCCGGGGCGGGCGGATGCGCCGCCGTCTATCAGCTGACCGGCGACTGGCCGGGGCAGTTCCAGGGGCAGGTCACCGTACGCAACACCGGACGGGCCGCGGTCAACGGCTGGACCGTGTCCTGGACGTTCCCCGGCGGCGCCACCGTGAACCAGGTCTGGAACGGCGACGCGAGCGCGTCGAGCGGCTCGCGCGTGGTCGTCAGGAACGCGCCGTACAACGGCGCGCTCGCGGCCGGCGGCTCGACGACCTTCGGGTTCATCGCCAACGGGACCGGCTCCGGCAACACGCCGGGCAGCGTGGCCTGCACCGCCTCATGA